A window of Maniola hyperantus chromosome 26, iAphHyp1.2, whole genome shotgun sequence contains these coding sequences:
- the LOC117994111 gene encoding uncharacterized protein, which yields MPPPPLPQRRATRPRPIRRKVFVRSTNALDAIIASGQVALAARAAQIPEAGPASSAGEESFAVSPLALSPAPSTAAVNWPSKPRAAPQPKIAAAPTPQPRAAAVPQLPAPAVHSPSPRAPRFPAPPPSIAVGRFPSPPQRRGEKTTAINMPALSPDSPMDTVPASEPGTSYAATAATKKPRTTLAGTAPVPATAVPAAPTPAAAGTSAAADSEVRALSSAHSGGAAGLAVALQEGTQ from the coding sequence ATGCCGCCGCCGCCCTTGCCGCAGCGCCGCGCGACGCGACCGCGCCCGATCCGCCGGAAGGTGTTCGTGCGGTCGACGAACGCCCTGGACGCTATTATAGCGTCCGGCCAGGTGGCGCTCGCTGCCCGCGCAGCGCAAATACCCGAGGCGGGCCCAGCTTCGAGCGCCGGCGAAGAGTCCTTTGCCGTGAGCCCGCTCGCGCTCTCCCCTGCGCCATCAACGGCGGCCGTTAACTGGCCGTCGAAaccccgcgccgcgccgcaacCTAAAATTGCGGCCGCGCCCACACCTCagccccgcgccgccgccgtgcCACAGCTGCCGGCACCGGCCGTGCACAGCCCGTCACCGCGCGCGCCGCGCTTCCCTGCGCCGCCGCCATCAATTGCCGTGGGTCGTTTTCCCTCGCCTCCTCAAAGACGAGGTGAGAAAACCACGGCCATCAACATGCCGGCGCTTTCGCCAGACTCGCCGATGGACACCGTCCCGGCGAGCGAGCCCGGCACCTCATACGCTGCCACGGCCGCAACAAAGAAGCCCAGGACGACGCTAGCGGGTACGGCTCCGGTACCCGCCACTGCTGTCCCTGCCGCCCCGACACCCGCCGCCGCCGGCACCTCGGCGGCCGCTGACAGCGAAGTCCGTGCGCTATCCTCCGCTCATAGTGGAGGTGCTGCCGGACTGGCCGTCGCACTTCAGGAGGGCACACAATGA